One Pyrus communis chromosome 4, drPyrComm1.1, whole genome shotgun sequence genomic region harbors:
- the LOC137732928 gene encoding uncharacterized protein gives MYPGCPVIVEDIVIPVNLIPLDIVDFDVILGTNWLHYNRANIDCYGKTITFHRPELPEVTFVGEQSGVRHGVISAVRAKKLLSKGYQGYITHVVLNDVAPSSVEDVKIVRHFPNVFLDDLPGLPLDRYVEFTIDLLLVDKGFIRPSTSPYGAPVLFVRKKDGTLRLCIDYRQLNRVTIKNRYPLPRIDDLFDQLQGACVFSKIDLRSGHYQLKIKSEDVPKTAFRTRYSHYEFLVMPFGLTNAPATFMDLINQVFQPYLDRFVIVFIDDILLKYCLTHAPILALPNDSGNFEIYSDTSLNGLGCVLMQHGRYHPGCANVVADALSKKTPMNDEEIQELIEARSQGKKKDLKVRETDHMFMQENKMYMPNNAELKKEILDEAHCLAYAMHPGVREKYSLSRLAELFISTIVKYHGVPTDGQSERTIQTLEDMLRYSVLLFSDPWHKRLDLMEFAYNNSFHSSIGMTPFEALYGKSCRAPLCWLEVGERVLEGPNVTSHIAQGSDP, from the exons ATgtatccaggatgtccagtgattgTGGAAGATATAGTTATACCAGTTaaccttatcccgttagatattgttgatttcgatgtgattttgggcacaaattggTTGCATTATAATCGTGCCAATATAGATTGCTACGGGAAAACAATTACTTTCCATCGTCCTGaattacctgaggttacttttgtgggtgagcagagtggggtgaggcatggcgttatttctgctGTGAGAGCAAAAAAGTTATTATCAAAAGGTTACCAGGGATATATAACTCATGTGGTGTTGAATGATGTTGCTCCTAGTAGTGTGGAGGATGTAAAAATAGTCAGGCATTTTCCTAATGTATTCCTTgatgatttacctggattgccacTAGACCGATATGTGGAATTCACTATTGATTTGCTTCTAG ttgataaaggttttatccggcctagtacttcaccctaTGGAGCTCCAGTGttatttgtgaggaagaaagatgggactttgaggctatgcattgattataggcaattgaatcgagtaacaattaaaaaccgttatccattgccgcgtatagatgatttatttgatcagctTCAAGGCGcctgtgtattttctaagattgatttgaggtctggtCACTATCAGTTGAAGATTAAAAGTGaggatgttcctaagacggctttTAGGACTCGATATagtcattatgagtttcttgtgATGCCATTCGGATTAACTAATGCACCTGcaacttttatggatttgataaatcaagtattccagccatatttagacaggtttgtcattgtctttattgacgatattctg ttgaagtattgtctcactcatgcacctatTTTGGCGCTCCCAAATGATAGCGGTAATTTCGAGATCTACAGTGAcacttccttgaatggtctgggttgtgtgttgatgcagcatggtagg TATCACCCTGGTTGtgcaaatgtggtggctgatgcacttagtaaGAAGACTCCA ATGAATGATGAAGAAATCCAGGAGTTAATTGAAGCAAGAAgtcaagggaaaaagaaagatctcaAAGTTCGGGAGACTGATCACATGTTTATGCAGGAGAACAAAATGTACATGCCGAATAATGcagaattaaagaaagaaattttggacGAAGCGCACTGTTTGGCTTATGCAATGCATCCTGGAG tgagggagaagtattctttaaGCCGATTAGCTGAATTATTTATATCGACGATTGTGAAGTATCATGGAGTTCCA acagatGGACAATCAGAGAGGACTATTCAAACGTTAGAGGATATGCTGAGATATTCAGTTTTACTGTTTAGTGACCCTTGGCATAAgcggttggatttgatggaatttgcctatAACAATAGTTTTCATTCAAGTATTGGTATGACACCATTTGAGGCACTTTATGGCAAGTCTTGTCGTGCACCTTTGTGTTGGTTAGAGGTTGGCGAGAGAGTTTTGGAGGGCcctaatgtgacatcccacatcgcccaggggagtgatccttaa
- the LOC137730918 gene encoding bZIP transcription factor 16-like isoform X2: protein MASSPQAHPYMWGVQHIMPPYGTPPHPYVAMYPHGGLYAHPSMPPGSYPFSPFAMPTPNGIVEASGNTPGSMEADGKPSEVKDKLPIKRSKGSLGSLNMITGKNNELGKTSGASANGVYSKSAESASDGTSEGSDANSQSDSQLKSGVRQDSLEGDVSQNGSSAHGSQNGAPNTHTMLNQTMAVMPITAAGAPGVVPGPATNLNIGMDYWGAPPSAAMPAMHGKVATTPVSAGIVTAGSRDSVQSQLWLQDERELKRQKRKQSNRESARRSRLRKQAECDELAQSAEALKEENGTLRSEVNRIRSEYELLLSENASLKERLGEIPGHEDVRSARSEPHLSNDTKQIAQTERHGGL, encoded by the exons ATGGCTTCAAGTCCTCAAGCTCACCCCTATATGTGGGGGGTTCAG CATATTATGCCACCCTATGGTACCCCTCCGCACCCATATGTTGCAATGTATCCCCATGGTGGCTTATATGCTCACCCGTCTATGCCTCCT GGATCTTATCCTTTTAGCCCGTTTGCTATGCCTACTCCAAATGGTATTGTAGAGGCTTCT GGTAACACACCTGGGAGCATGGAAGCAGATGGTAAGCCATCTGAGGTCAAGGACAAATTACCAATAAAACGATCAAAAGGAAGCTTGGGCAGTTTGAATATGATTACAGGGAAGAATAACGAGCTTGGCAAAACATCAGGAGCCTCTGCTAATGGAGTTTATTCCAAAAG TGCTGAGAGTGCTAGTGATGGTACAAGTGAAGGAAGTGATGCAAATTCTCAGAGT GATTCACAATTGAAGTCTGGGGTCAGGCAAGATTCTTTGGAAG GTGATGTATCTCAGAATGGCAGTTCTGCACATGGTTCTCAAAATGGAGCACCAAACACACATACCATGTTGAATCAGACGATGGCCGTCATGCCAATAACGGCTGCTGGTGCTCCTGGCGTTGTTCCTGGTCCTGCAACTAACTTAAATATTGGGATGGATTATTGGGGAGCTCCACCTTCTGCCGCCATGCCTGCAATGCATGGGAAGGTTGCAACCACTCCAGTATCAGCAGGAATAGTTACTGCTGGGTCTCGGGATAGTGTTCAGTCACAGCTTTGGTTACAA GATGAGAGAGAGCTTAAAAGACAGAAAAGAAAGCAGTCAAATAGGGAATCCGCTCGTCGATCTAGGTTGCGCAAGCAG GCGGAATGCGATGAGCTGGCCCAGAGTGCTGAAGCCTTAAAAGAGGAAAATGGCACTCTTAGATCAGAAGTTAACCGGATCAGGAGCGAGTATGAGCTGCTTCTCTCAGAGAATGCCTCTCTAAAG GAGAGGCTTGGAGAAATTCCTGGTCACGAAGATGTACGGTCTGCCAGAAGTGAACCACATTTGAGCAATGACACTAAACAGATTGCACAAACAGAACGGCATGGCGGCCTCTAG
- the LOC137730918 gene encoding bZIP transcription factor 16-like isoform X1, giving the protein MGSSEMDKPSKEKEKETKTTPASTQEQSATTSAGAVNPEWSGFQAYSPIPPHGFMASSPQAHPYMWGVQHIMPPYGTPPHPYVAMYPHGGLYAHPSMPPGSYPFSPFAMPTPNGIVEASGNTPGSMEADGKPSEVKDKLPIKRSKGSLGSLNMITGKNNELGKTSGASANGVYSKSAESASDGTSEGSDANSQSDSQLKSGVRQDSLEGDVSQNGSSAHGSQNGAPNTHTMLNQTMAVMPITAAGAPGVVPGPATNLNIGMDYWGAPPSAAMPAMHGKVATTPVSAGIVTAGSRDSVQSQLWLQDERELKRQKRKQSNRESARRSRLRKQAECDELAQSAEALKEENGTLRSEVNRIRSEYELLLSENASLKERLGEIPGHEDVRSARSEPHLSNDTKQIAQTERHGGL; this is encoded by the exons ATGGGTAGCAGTGAGATGGACAAACCCTctaaagagaaagagaaggagacAAAGACAACACCTGCTAGTACGCAG GAGCAGTCTGCGACTACCAGTGCTGGTGCTGTTAATCCTGAGTGGTCGGGATTTCAG GCATATTCTCCAATACCTCCACATGGATTTATGGCTTCAAGTCCTCAAGCTCACCCCTATATGTGGGGGGTTCAG CATATTATGCCACCCTATGGTACCCCTCCGCACCCATATGTTGCAATGTATCCCCATGGTGGCTTATATGCTCACCCGTCTATGCCTCCT GGATCTTATCCTTTTAGCCCGTTTGCTATGCCTACTCCAAATGGTATTGTAGAGGCTTCT GGTAACACACCTGGGAGCATGGAAGCAGATGGTAAGCCATCTGAGGTCAAGGACAAATTACCAATAAAACGATCAAAAGGAAGCTTGGGCAGTTTGAATATGATTACAGGGAAGAATAACGAGCTTGGCAAAACATCAGGAGCCTCTGCTAATGGAGTTTATTCCAAAAG TGCTGAGAGTGCTAGTGATGGTACAAGTGAAGGAAGTGATGCAAATTCTCAGAGT GATTCACAATTGAAGTCTGGGGTCAGGCAAGATTCTTTGGAAG GTGATGTATCTCAGAATGGCAGTTCTGCACATGGTTCTCAAAATGGAGCACCAAACACACATACCATGTTGAATCAGACGATGGCCGTCATGCCAATAACGGCTGCTGGTGCTCCTGGCGTTGTTCCTGGTCCTGCAACTAACTTAAATATTGGGATGGATTATTGGGGAGCTCCACCTTCTGCCGCCATGCCTGCAATGCATGGGAAGGTTGCAACCACTCCAGTATCAGCAGGAATAGTTACTGCTGGGTCTCGGGATAGTGTTCAGTCACAGCTTTGGTTACAA GATGAGAGAGAGCTTAAAAGACAGAAAAGAAAGCAGTCAAATAGGGAATCCGCTCGTCGATCTAGGTTGCGCAAGCAG GCGGAATGCGATGAGCTGGCCCAGAGTGCTGAAGCCTTAAAAGAGGAAAATGGCACTCTTAGATCAGAAGTTAACCGGATCAGGAGCGAGTATGAGCTGCTTCTCTCAGAGAATGCCTCTCTAAAG GAGAGGCTTGGAGAAATTCCTGGTCACGAAGATGTACGGTCTGCCAGAAGTGAACCACATTTGAGCAATGACACTAAACAGATTGCACAAACAGAACGGCATGGCGGCCTCTAG